TTTACTAATAATTAAGCTAGTAGAAGAGCTTTCTGAATCAACAGGaaacatgattgacaggtgaatTGACCACTGAGATGCCTCcctgtcctgattggttggatgatgatgatgatggtccaCATCATGAGTTTTGTATTCGATTTACAGAGCATTTACAGAGGACGCCACAGAGACCAGAGTTTCTTATCTATGCAGATACTTTACTGAGGAAAactttacaaaatataaatattacataaaaaaatatggcTAAAAAATCACTTAATTCTGGCATCTTTATTCTATATTTTGTTTTGCCAGTTCTGTTACATGCAGTAAAAAACACTTCGGCCTCAAATATGGTCCATATGTCTAATGTCTAACTAAAGAGTCCTACCTAATTCATCCTCCTTTCCTCTCGCTCTGTTGTTTCTTCTGATCTCTAACACAAATGCTGATCAGCCTGTTGATCCATTCTTACCATCTCAGCTTCCTGCTGAATGATGGCGAGGCTGGCGTTGTGCTCAGCACAGTATTCCACACTCTCAGCCCACTTAAGGTCTTTCTCCAGTCCTGCTGAGATGAAGTAGCAGTGACCCATAAACCTGTGCCATCTCTTCGGGCAAAGCTGGCATCGAGAGTCTACATGCcccagagaaaagaaaagagactaTCTAAGGCTGTGTGAGCAAATGAGATGGTCTGTCATTATAAACTGTAAACTGACCCTGCTAAACAAGAACTGTTAAAGTGGTaggaaataataattaaaaaaaaaaaaagtaaatatagcAACTAAAGCTGAGGATTCAAAAAAGGCTTCACTATGTATTAATGAtgtgggtgccaataattttgaaacagAAGACAAatagtgttaaaataaaactatacggCTCAAAAGATCATTCACAGTCATTTTTTGTTAAAGTCTAGATCAATAAACAGATGACTGAGTGTGTATTAATGATATATTgtcaaatattttataatattcatattgctgtgtttttttatatacagtaacaaacattttattatatatttcacatataaTATGGTTCAGATGGGTGAATACACAAAGCAGAACAGATACCGATTATGTATATGATGTATTTTTGGGTTCTGTTGTGTATTGCACATTCACCGTGTGTGAGATACATGGCACagcattatttttacattaaaatgaaaaccgGACATTTGTACCTGTAGTGATGTTGTGCAGGAGTGTTGTGAGTCTCTGGATTTCTGCATGAAGCTGtaatttctctctgtctctgctctggTCACTCACACAAACTAGGTTCGCTTTGAGTTCTCCAGATTCTCCAGCACTTACCCTCAGCACTgcataaaagagaaagaaagaaagaaaaaaagaaagaaagaaagaaaacgttATTATATAGCTGCACCTACAGAAGAACAGACACTCCATAGTTCTGGAGAAAACATTcctctattttatattttatctaaaagaaaataagtaagaggtttaaaatgaaatccaaAACAATAAGGCAACATCCAAAAttgaaaattattataaaaaagttataaacgtataaagtaatatttatagCACATTCAGAAAGGAATAAtatcatttagatttttttttttttaattgaattgttttgtttgtaataaTGAAGGAAACTCTGTGAAACCAAACACACTAAATTGTTTgctgattaaaatattttgtctttttcactTTGCTCTAAAGTCGTGCAGACGTTCGCACTACGATTTCAATTATTTCAGCTCAACTGTAAGGATAAAGaggtaaaataatattttagtatgTGCTACTTCACCATTTCTTTTTGTGTTACTTGTGCTAATGAAGGAACATTTGTGAATCTGAACACACTAAATATTTTgttggtaaaaataaatatattctgtGTAAGGCCTGCAAACCTTTGCATTCAGctctatatattatattaattagaCATTTCATTAAAACTCAACACAGCATTATCCAGACTCTGTATCAGTCTTTGTGAACAAGAGCCAAGATTTATGTAtagagataagataagataagatgcaGTTTTATATCAGACTTACAAAAGTTGGCACTTGTGATCAAAAGTCCTTTAATTACCATGATGGTGATAAAGAGAAGAACCAAGCGCATCCACAGCCTGACAGATCCTTTATCAAGCTTATATTCCATATCTGCAATCATAAACATTTGTATTCTCCaataaactctctctctttctctctctctcaaaaaaaaaaatatatatgtgtgtatatgtgtatatgagagGACGTACCTGGATGCTCTGGAGTGCTATGAGGAACGTCCATCACTCTGTGTAgcaacttttattttatattatgattaatCTTTCtttcatgatataaaaaaacacaattcgCTCAGTTGTTAAAAAGTCCTGTAGTCTGAATTCTTCTTCCTCACTTACAGTTTCAGCAACACTTCTTTTTCAGGGAGGGGTGAAAAGTCTATATTTTCTACTCCTACGTCAACTGTGACAAGAAACTGTGAAAACA
The sequence above is a segment of the Pangasianodon hypophthalmus isolate fPanHyp1 chromosome 12, fPanHyp1.pri, whole genome shotgun sequence genome. Coding sequences within it:
- the LOC113527775 gene encoding CD209 antigen-like protein E, giving the protein MDVPHSTPEHPDMEYKLDKGSVRLWMRLVLLFITIMVIKGLLITSANFLLRVSAGESGELKANLVCVSDQSRDREKLQLHAEIQRLTTLLHNITTDSRCQLCPKRWHRFMGHCYFISAGLEKDLKWAESVEYCAEHNASLAIIQQEAEMEFILSEVSRFSETPFLWLGLTDAQVEGVWTWQDGTLLQNNRFIKVQWDSEHRDCADLRGEGSVFASDCKSHGPWLCEKSMELPEI